One Amaranthus tricolor cultivar Red isolate AtriRed21 chromosome 1, ASM2621246v1, whole genome shotgun sequence DNA window includes the following coding sequences:
- the LOC130813980 gene encoding pyridoxal 5'-phosphate synthase-like subunit PDX1.2, with amino-acid sequence MEDDGVVVLYDGTMVTTDPSKKNPNPFSIKVGLTQMLRGGAIVEVSNLRQAKIAENAGACCITISGDQKGIGRMADPSLIKEIKRSLSIPIIAKSRVGHFVEAQILESIGSDYIDENEVLSIADEDHFINKHNFRIPFVCGSRDLGEALRRIREGAAMIRTQGDYSGSGNIAQTVGNIRKTMGHIRVLNNMDDDEVFTFAKKIGAPYDLVAQTKQMGRLPVVHFASGGIYTPADAALVMQLGCDGVFIGPEVFDGEDPFKRIRAIVEAVRNYNDPVILADVCSGLSDSMARMNINDNRVVEA; translated from the coding sequence ATGGAAGACGACGGTGTTGTAGTACTCTACGATGGTACCATGGTTACAACCGATCCTTCCAAGAAAAACCCGAACCCATTTTCAATCAAAGTGGGTTTAACCCAAATGCTCAGGGGCGGAGCAATCGTGGAAGTCTCGAATCTAAGACAAGCTAAAATCGCAGAAAATGCAGGCGCTTGTTGCATCACAATCTCCGGGGATCAAAAGGGTATTGGAAGAATGGCGGACCCATCTTTAATCAAAGAGATTAAACGCAGCCTCTCGATTCCCATCATCGCAAAATCTCGGGTCGGGCATTTTGTTGAAGCCCAAATACTTGAATCAATTGGATCCGATTACATTGACGAGAATGAAGTTTTATCAATTGCCGATGAAGATCATTTCATCaataaacataattttcgtatcCCATTTGTTTGCGGATCAAGAGATCTGGGTGAAGCATTGAGGAGGATCCGAGAAGGAGCAGCAATGATTCGAACTCAAGGGGATTATTCCGGGTCAGGAAATATCGCTCAAACTGTAGGAAACATAAGGAAAACAATGGGTCATATCCGGGTTTTGAATAAcatggatgatgatgaagtTTTTACCTTCGCAAAAAAAATTGGAGCTCCATATGATTTAGTAGCTCAAACTAAGCAAATGGGTCGGCTTCCAGTGGTCCATTTTGCTTCGGGTGGGATTTATACTCCTGCTGATGCTGCATTGGTTATGCAATTGGGCTGTGATGGGGTGTTCATCGGGCCTGAGGTTTTTGATGGAGAGGATCCATTTAAGCGGATCCGGGCTATTGTTGAAGCTGTGAGGAACTATAATGATCCGGTTATTTTGGCTGATGTGTGTTCCGGGTTGAGTGATTCCATGGCAAGGATGAACATCAATGATAATAGGGTGGTTGAAGCTTGA
- the LOC130813991 gene encoding mitochondrial arginine transporter BAC2 gives MQSEINMDFWPEYLANSWGKEFVAGGFGGIAGIVAGYPLDTIRIRQQSSNSGGSAMSIFRRVIASEGPSALYRGMGAPLASVTFQNAVCFQTYAVLSRVCDNSVDLRDPPSYKGVAIGGIGTGALQSLILSPVELLKIRLQLQQNGASTGKGPIHLAKTILNTEGLRGLYRGLTITVLRDAPAHGFYFWTYEYTREKLHPGCRKNGQESLNTMLVAGGLAGVASWVSCYPLDVIKTRLQGQTRSSMKYSGIVDCFRKSVEKDGYGVLTRGLGTAVARAFVVNGAIFTGYELSLRLLFSGGGNESIQAADNTLKVSTP, from the exons ATGCAAAGCGAGATAAACATGGATTTTTGGCCAGAATATTTAGCGAACAGTTGGGGAAAAGAGTTTGTTGCAGGTGGGTTTGGAGGAATCGCCGGAATTGTTGCCGGATATCCGCTTGATACGATAAGAATCCGGCAACAAAGTTCAAATTCAGGTGGTTCTGCAATGAGTATATTCCGGCGAGTTATAGCATCGGAAGGTCCTTCTGCACTCTACAGGGGTATGGGTGCTCCTTTAGCCTCTGTTACCTTTCAG AATGCTGTGTGTTTCCAAACATACGCGGTCTTATCACGAGTTTGTGACAACTCCGTTGATTTAAGAGACCCTCCTTCGTACAAGGGCGTAGCTATAGGTGGAATTGGCACCGGAGCTTTGCAAAGTCTTATACTGAGCCCTGTCGAGCTTCTGAAAATCCGTCTTCAATTGCAGCAAAATGGAGCAAGTACTGGAAAAGGACCTATACATTTAGCCAAAACCATACTCAATACCGAAGGTTTGAGAGGGTTATACCGAGGGTTAACCATCACGGTCCTGAGAGATGCACCTGCTCATGGGTTTTACTTCTGGACTTACGAGTACACGAGGGAGAAACTCCACCCAGGATGCCGAAAGAATGGTCAAGAGAGtctaaacacaatgcttgtcgCTGGGGGACTAGCTGGAGTCGCTAGCTGGGTATCTTGCTACCCGTTGGATGTGATAAAAACGAGACTCCAAGGACAGACAAGATCTTCGATGAAGTACAGTGGAATTGTGGATTGTTTTAGGAAGAGTGTTGAGAAGGATGGATATGGGGTTTTAACTCGAGGGTTAGGAACTGCAGTCGCTCGAGCTTTTGTTGTGAATGGAGCAATTTTCACTGGTTATGAGCTTTCGTTGAGATTATTGTTTAGTGGTGGCGGTAATGAGAGTATTCAGGCGGCTGACAACACGCTGAAAGTCTCGACACCGTAA
- the LOC130813999 gene encoding uncharacterized protein LOC130813999, giving the protein MASLCISVSTTVAVSSVRPLNSTSNVSTSSSFSGFGNQISFRSFLSPLSCTHHFCSVTSRDRRSQIVCMAPEEEKMTRRSPLDFPIEWERPKPGRRPDIFPQFSPMKTPLPPPMPADPPEEDEEEEEKKEEEEDPEKEEQDNPDKQQ; this is encoded by the exons ATGGCGTCGCTTTGTATATCTGTTTCCACTACTGTTGCTGTATCCTCGGTTCGCCCATTAAATTCCACCTCAAATGTATCTACTTCTTCGTCTTTCAGTGGTTTCGGAAACCAGATTAGTTTCAGaagctttctctctcctctttcttGTACCCATCATTTTTGCTCGGTGACTTCAAGAGATCGTCGTTCTCAGATTGTTTGTATGGCTCCTGAAGAGGAGAAGATGACTCGTCGTTCTCCTCTCGATTTCCCTATC GAGTGGGAGAGGCCCAAGCCAGGGAGAAGACCAGATATATTTCCTCAATTCAGTCCAATGAAAACTCCATTACCACCACCTATGCCTGCTGATCCACCTGAGGAAgacgaagaagaggaagaaaaaaaggaagaggaagaagatccCGAGAAGGAAGAGCAAGATAACCCGGATAAACAGCAATGA
- the LOC130814014 gene encoding leucine--tRNA ligase, cytoplasmic-like codes for MTLAFHSFWNHVRKFTNKLHLTQSFCNISSNNMADGGKSFARRDRLLEIESKVQGWWNEHDVFVSEPGQKPPGDGEKFFGNFPFPYMNGYLHLGHAFSLSKVEFAAAYHRLRGANVLFPFGFHCTGMPIKAAADKLAREIQLYGNPPVFPSAVEEEVCQPSEQENVNAGSQLPVEKFKGKKSKVAAKTGRQLYQWEIMRSFGLSDQEISQFQDPYKWLTYFPPLAVEDLKAFGLGVDWRRSFVTTDINPYFDLFVRWQMRKLKAAGKIVKDKRYTIFSPLDGQPCADHDRASGEGVQPQEYTIIKMEVISPFPAKLSALEGRKVFLAAATLRPETMYGQTNAWVLPEGKYGAFEINETDVFIVTERAALNLAYQNYSRIHEKPTCLVELTGYDLIGLPLKSPLAQNEIIYTLPMLTILTDKGTGVVTSVPSDAPDDYVALHDLKSKPALRAKFGVKDEWVLPFEIIPIINIPDFGDKPAEKVCSDLKIKSQNEKDKLAEAKRLTYLKGFTEGTMLVGEFAGEKVQDAKPKVRSKLLEAGEAIVYSEPEKKVMSRSGDECVVALTDQWYITYGEPEWKKLAKECLDTMNCYSDETRHGFEHTLSWLNQWACSRSFGLGTRIPWDEQYLVESLSDSTIYMAYYTVAHFLQNGDMYASHAGSIKPEQLSDEVWDFLFCGGSYPQSSDIDPNVLNQMKQEFEYWYPFDLRVSGKDLIQNHLTFSIYNHTAIMDKRHWPRGFRCNGHILLNAEKMSKSTGNFRTLREAIEEFSADATRFALADAGDGVDDANFVFETANAAILRLTKEISWMEEVLAADSALRLGAPSTYADRVFENEINLAIKLTEQSYQNYMFREALKTGFYDLQAARDEYRFSCGAGGMNRALVQRFMDIQTRLITPICPHYGDYVWKELLKKDGFAIKAGWPVADAPDLTLKSANKYLQDSIVLMRKLLQKQILGSKKGNKKGAPVQQLTEDKHLIGLIYVNDRYDGWKEDCLKILQSKYNSENNTFAPDSEIMEALQKSELGKATNFKQIQKLCMPFLRFKKDETLSLGPHALELKLPFGEIEVLLENLDLIKRQLALEHVEILSFQDDEAVAKAGPLMSVLRQNPPSPGNPTAIFLSR; via the exons ATGACTTTGGCTTTTCACTCTTTCTG GAATCACGTGCGGAAGTTTACAAACAAGCTTCATTTAACTCAAAG TTTCTGCAACATTTCTTCAAACAACATGGCAGATGGTGGTAAAAGTTTTGCAAGGAGGGACCGTCTCCTTGAGATTGAGTCAAAGGTTCAGGGTTGGTGGAACGAGCATGATGTTTTTGTATCTGAGCCGGGACAGAAGCCACCAGGTGATGGAGAAAAGTTTTTTGGAAACTTTCCATTCCCATACATGAATGGATATCTGCATCTTGGACATGCATTTTCACTGTCCAAGGTAGAATTTGCAGCAGCTTACCATAGACTGAGAGGAGCCAATGTGCTCTTTCCCTTTGGTTTCCACTGCACTGGCATGCCTATCAAGGCTGCTGCTGATAAACTTGCCAGAGAAATTCAGCTGTATGGAAATCCACCTGTGTTTCCTTCTGCAGTGGAGGAAGAAGTTTGTCAGCCTTCAGAACAAGAGAATGTAAATGCTGGCTCACAGCTTCCTGTTGAGAAGTTTAAGGGAAAGAAGTCCAAAGTTGCTGCTAAAACTGGAAGACAGCTTTACCAGTGGGAGATTATGCGCAGTTTTGGCCTTTCAGATCAAGAAATTTCGCAGTTTCAGGATCCATATAAATGGCTGACATATTTTCCACCTTTAGCAGTTGAAGATTTAAAAGCCTTTGGCTTGGGTGTTGACTGGAGGCGCTCTTTTGTGACTACAGATATCAATCCCTACTTCGATTTGTTTGTGAGGTGGCAAATGAGGAAGCTCAAAGCAGCCGGTAAGATTGTGAAAGACAAAAGATACACAATCTTCTCTCCTCTGGATGGACAACCATGTGCAGACCATGACAGGGCTTCAGGAGAAGGGGTCCAACCTCAAGAATACACCATAATCAAGATGGAAGTCATTTCACCGTTTCCTGCAAAATTGAGTGCTTTAGAGGGCAGGAAAGTATTTTTGGCTGCTGCAACATTGAGACCTGAGACCATGTATGGCCAAACAAATGCTTGGGTGTTGCCAGAAGGAAAATATGGTGCTTTTGAAATTAATGAGACTGATGTTTTTATTGTTACCGAGAGAGCAGCCCTTAACCTTGCATATCAAAACTACTCAAGGATCCATGAGAAGCCAACTTGCTTGGTTGAGCTTACTGGTTATGACTTAATTGGTTTACCTCTGAAGTCTCCGCTTGCTCAAAATGAAATCATTTACACTCTCCCCATGCTAACTATCTTGACAGATAAAGGTACTGGGGTAGTTACAAGTGTCCCTAGTGATGCTCCTGATGATTATGTGGCTCTTCATGACTTGAAGTCAAAACCAGCTCTGCGGGCAAAATTTGGTGTGAAGGACGAATGGGTTCTTCCCTTTGAGATCATTCCCATTATTAATATCCCTGATTTTGGAGATAAGCCTGCTGAGAAAGTCTGCTctgatttgaaaatcaaaagCCAAAATGAGAAAGACAAGCTTGCTGAAGCTAAGCGATTAACTTATTTGAAGGGTTTCACTGAAGGAACAATGCTTGTTGGTGAGTTTGCTGGGGAAAAGGTCCAGGATGCCAAGCCAAAAGTCAGAAGTAAGCTGTTGGAAGCAGGTGAAGCGATTGTGTATAGTGAGCCTGAAAAAAAGGTCATGTCTAGATCAGGCGATGAATGTGTTGTGGCTCTAACAGACCAGTGGTATATCACTTATGGTGAGCCTGAATGGAAAAAACTTGCTAAGGAGTGCTTGGATACAATGAATTGCTACTCCGATGAGACACGCCATGGTTTTGAGCACACCTTGAGCTGGCTTAATCAGTGGGCCTGCTCAAGGTCGTTTGGCCTAGGGACCCGCATTCCTTGGGATGAGCAATATCTAGTGGAGTCCCTTTCTGATTCTACCATATACATGGCTTATTATACTGTTGCTCATTTCCTGCAAAATGGAGACATGTATGCATCCCATGCTGGTTCCATAAAGCCAGAACAACTTAGTGATGAAGTTTGGGACTTTTTATTTTGTGGTGGTTCATATCCTCAGTCGTCAGATATTGATCCAAATGTGCTTAACCAGATGAAGCAAGAATTTGAATACTGGTATCCTTTTGATCTTCGGGTGTCTGGCAAGGACCTTATCCAGAACCACTTGACATTCAGCATTTATAATCACACTGCAATTATGGACAAACGCCACTGGCCCCGTGGGTTTAGATGTAATGGACACATTTTGTTGAATGCTGagaagatgtccaagtccaccGGGAACTTCAGGACTTTACGAGAAGCTATTGAAGAATTCTCTGCTGATGCAACACGTTTTGCTCTGGCTGATGCTGGTGATGGAGTAGATGATGCAAATTTCGTGTTTGAAACTGCAAATGCAGCAATTCTCCGTCTTACAAAAGAGATTTCATGGATGGAAGAAGTTCTTGCTGCAGATTCTGCACTGAGATTGGGTGCGCCATCTACATATGCTGATCGGGTGTTTGAAAATGAAATCAATTTAGCAATAAAGCTGACTGAGCAAAGCTACCAGAACTACATGTTCCGAGAAGCTCTGAAAACAGGATTTTATGACTTGCAAGCTGCTAGGGATGAATATAGGTTTTCTTGTGGGGCTGGTGGCATGAACAGGGCTTTGGTACAACGTTTTATGGACATTCAGACACGGCTAATTACACCGATTTGCCCTCATTATGGAGACTATGTTTGGAAGGAGCTGTTGAAAAAGGATGGGTTTGCAATAAAAGCTGGGTGGCCTGTTGCTGATGCACCTGATTTAACCCTCAAGAGTGCAAACAAATATTTACAAGATTCAATAGTGCTGATGAGAAAGCTACTCCAAAAGCAAATTCTGGGTTCCAAGAAGGGTAACAAAAAAGGAGCCCCTGTTCAACAGCTTACAGAGGACAAGCACTTGATTGGCTTGATTTATGTCAATGATAGATATGATGGATGGAAGGAAGATTGCTTGAAGATACTCCAAAGCAAATATAACTCTGAAAACAACACCTTTGCACCAGACAGCGAAATAATGGAAGCACTGCAGAAAAGTGAACTAGGAAAGGCTACCAATTTCAAACAAATCCAGAAGCTGTGTATGCCATTCTTGAGGTTCAAGAAGGACGAGACGCTTTCTCTGGGTCCGCATGCCTTGGAGTTGAAACTTCCTTTTGGTGAGATAGAAGTCCTTTTGGAGAACCTTGACTTGATCAAGAGGCAGCTTGCACTCGAGCATGTAGAGATCTTGTCTTTTCAAGATGATGAAGCTGTTGCCAAGGCTGGACCTTTAATGTCAGTCCTCCGACAAAACCCTCCATCCCCTGGTAATCCTACTGCCATCTTTTTGTCAAGATGA